The Streptomyces sp. Alt3 genome has a segment encoding these proteins:
- a CDS encoding transposase: MCAAVLLGLSDRQAAEAVRCRIDFKYAMAMELEDPGFHHSVLADFRDRLAEGDRADRLLDLVLARLKEAGLVRERTTQRTDSTHVLAAVRDLTRLELVTEAVRAALEEVAGVSPHLLDELVDEEWGLRYGRPVRLARNPTKPTTRILTAGNDAVRLLEHLYRRETGRTSGPRVQALRQIMVQNYHRDQAGRLRWRTAEKEGGPGLPPSSRAVVSPYDTSARYARHGHIISWKGFAAHLTETCAPGGPNVITDVATTAATTHDSQVLPGIHTRLARRGLLPAEHLVDAGYTSLPHLAQATREHQVTVSGPLRSNPTRQHRQNEGFARDDFHIDYDRQQVMCPQGQVSAGWHGPYTTSSPTAAPLIVARFTKSQCLALPSPHSVHLHRGQCPNCGLSPERTP, translated from the coding sequence TTGTGTGCTGCAGTCCTGCTCGGCCTGTCGGACCGGCAGGCCGCCGAGGCAGTCCGCTGTCGCATCGACTTCAAGTACGCCATGGCGATGGAACTGGAGGATCCCGGGTTCCATCACAGCGTGCTGGCCGACTTCCGCGACCGTCTCGCCGAAGGTGACCGCGCTGACCGCCTCCTCGACCTCGTGCTGGCCCGTCTCAAGGAGGCCGGCCTGGTGCGCGAGCGCACCACGCAGCGCACCGACTCCACCCATGTCCTGGCAGCGGTGCGTGACCTGACCCGTTTGGAGCTGGTCACCGAGGCGGTCCGCGCCGCGCTCGAAGAAGTCGCCGGTGTGTCCCCTCACTTGCTGGATGAGCTGGTCGATGAGGAGTGGGGCCTCCGCTACGGTCGGCCGGTCCGTCTGGCCAGGAACCCCACCAAGCCCACGACCAGGATCCTGACCGCCGGGAACGATGCTGTCCGGCTCCTGGAACACCTCTACCGGCGCGAAACAGGCCGCACGTCCGGCCCTCGCGTCCAGGCCCTGCGCCAGATCATGGTGCAGAACTACCACCGTGACCAGGCAGGCCGACTGCGCTGGCGCACCGCCGAGAAGGAAGGCGGACCCGGGCTGCCGCCCTCGTCCCGGGCAGTCGTCTCGCCGTACGACACCTCGGCCCGCTATGCGAGGCACGGGCACATCATCAGCTGGAAGGGGTTTGCCGCTCATCTGACGGAGACGTGCGCTCCCGGCGGCCCGAATGTGATCACGGATGTGGCCACCACCGCGGCCACCACCCACGACAGTCAGGTCCTGCCCGGCATCCACACTCGTCTGGCCCGTCGTGGGCTGCTGCCCGCCGAGCACCTGGTCGACGCCGGCTACACGTCCCTGCCCCACCTGGCACAAGCCACCCGTGAACACCAGGTCACCGTCTCCGGACCGCTGCGGAGCAACCCCACCCGCCAACACCGGCAGAACGAGGGCTTCGCCCGGGACGACTTCCACATCGACTACGACCGTCAACAGGTCATGTGTCCCCAGGGCCAGGTCAGTGCGGGCTGGCACGGCCCTTACACGACCTCGTCACCCACCGCGGCTCCGCTGATCGTGGCCCGGTTCACCAAGAGTCAGTGCCTGGCCCTGCCCAGCCCGCACTCAGTGCACCTCCACCGCGGACAGTGCCCGAACTGTGGGCTTTCCCCCGAAAGAACTCCATGA
- a CDS encoding transposase — MGFPPKELHDLQLRVRAEQQTPEWKTRYAVRSGVEGTVNEFAHGHGIRRCRYRGQEKAHIQHVLTAIAVNIERLSGLPPAEEAPTSRRPTAFQHYLDQREIPRPKSWRTLGT, encoded by the coding sequence GTGGGCTTTCCCCCGAAAGAACTCCATGACCTGCAACTTCGCGTCCGCGCGGAGCAACAGACGCCCGAGTGGAAGACCCGCTATGCGGTCCGCTCGGGAGTGGAGGGCACGGTCAACGAGTTCGCCCACGGACACGGAATACGGCGCTGCCGCTACCGAGGACAGGAAAAGGCCCACATCCAGCACGTTCTGACGGCCATCGCCGTCAACATCGAGCGCCTCAGCGGACTGCCACCGGCCGAAGAAGCACCGACGTCCCGCCGACCGACTGCCTTCCAGCACTACCTCGACCAGCGCGAGATACCCCGACCGAAGTCCTGGCGAACCCTGGGAACCTGA
- a CDS encoding DUF6529 family protein, which translates to MLAVLVPVAVAAGIYLFGTHHTPNYLNGLFGEYGTGTVDLKARLGTALLGLAFVQLGLALWMYGRVPGVGPASRPVRLGHRTLGFLTFLFSLPIAYHCLTTYGIETTSPRVAIHSFAGCALYGAFAAKVIVVHSRRLPGLLLPVVGGLLVLGVALLWYTAALWALNGDSVPGFPSG; encoded by the coding sequence GTGCTCGCCGTACTGGTACCCGTCGCGGTCGCCGCCGGGATCTACCTCTTCGGCACACACCACACCCCGAACTACCTCAACGGGCTCTTCGGCGAGTACGGCACCGGCACGGTCGACCTCAAAGCCCGGCTCGGGACCGCGCTGCTCGGTCTCGCCTTCGTCCAACTAGGCCTCGCCCTGTGGATGTACGGCCGCGTGCCGGGCGTCGGCCCCGCATCCCGCCCGGTGCGCCTGGGGCACCGAACGCTCGGGTTCCTCACCTTCCTCTTCTCGCTGCCGATCGCGTACCACTGCCTCACGACCTACGGGATCGAGACGACATCCCCGCGCGTCGCGATCCACTCCTTCGCCGGGTGCGCCCTCTACGGCGCTTTCGCGGCCAAGGTCATCGTGGTGCACAGCAGACGCCTGCCCGGCCTGCTGCTTCCGGTGGTGGGCGGCCTGCTCGTGCTTGGTGTCGCCCTCCTCTGGTACACCGCCGCTCTGTGGGCGCTGAACGGGGACTCGGTACCGGGATTTCCGTCCGGCTGA
- a CDS encoding COG4315 family predicted lipoprotein, with protein MKRIATAATCAATLLLAGALTSCSESASGEGNGPTSSSASPSTPATVDTKSAGGLGDILVDDKGNTLYLFLADKKNKSNCTGACAKAWPPLLTKGAAEVGKGVDKKLLDKTKRSDGDEQVTYNGHPLYYYAGDTEPGQTNGQNLDQFGAEWYVLDAKGKQVES; from the coding sequence ATGAAACGCATCGCCACAGCGGCCACCTGTGCCGCCACACTGCTGCTCGCCGGCGCCCTGACCAGCTGTTCCGAGAGTGCCTCGGGGGAGGGGAACGGGCCCACCTCCTCGAGCGCCTCGCCCTCGACGCCGGCCACCGTGGACACGAAGTCGGCGGGCGGGCTCGGAGACATCCTCGTCGACGACAAGGGCAACACCCTCTACCTCTTCCTCGCCGACAAGAAGAACAAGTCGAACTGCACAGGTGCCTGCGCCAAGGCCTGGCCCCCTCTCCTCACCAAGGGCGCAGCCGAGGTCGGCAAGGGCGTGGACAAGAAGCTGCTCGACAAGACCAAGCGCTCCGACGGTGACGAACAGGTCACCTACAACGGCCACCCCCTGTACTACTACGCAGGCGACACCGAGCCCGGCCAGACGAACGGTCAGAACCTCGACCAGTTCGGTGCCGAGTGGTACGTCCTCGACGCCAAGGGCAAGCAGGTGGAGAGCTGA
- a CDS encoding secreted protein/lipoprotein, translated as MLVLLLAGCGGSGAEGAGDAKPSGGVPSATTAAAPDTPLSSALLITPAPVEAGPAEVLEAYRLMSAEYEKAHRAASAEGTELERYMTPAVSRAVEKELARMAEQGVAMRGELGHDPEVTALAGGAQPPTATVRDCVDASRWQTLDTTTGWRIPRPAGRPSRHVATARMEQRAGERWKVTAYTAHRTRSC; from the coding sequence ATGCTGGTTCTCCTCCTGGCCGGCTGCGGTGGCAGCGGCGCCGAAGGGGCGGGCGACGCGAAACCCTCCGGCGGCGTACCTTCCGCGACCACGGCCGCCGCCCCGGACACGCCTCTGTCCTCGGCCCTGCTCATCACCCCCGCCCCGGTGGAGGCCGGCCCCGCCGAGGTGCTGGAGGCGTACCGCCTGATGTCCGCCGAGTACGAGAAGGCACACAGGGCGGCCTCGGCGGAGGGGACGGAGCTGGAGCGGTACATGACGCCCGCCGTCTCGCGCGCGGTCGAGAAGGAACTGGCCCGTATGGCCGAGCAGGGCGTGGCCATGCGCGGTGAACTCGGACACGACCCGGAGGTCACCGCCCTCGCCGGCGGCGCACAGCCGCCCACGGCGACCGTGCGGGACTGCGTAGACGCGTCGAGATGGCAGACGCTCGACACGACGACGGGCTGGCGCATCCCCCGGCCCGCCGGCCGGCCGTCACGTCACGTTGCCACGGCGAGGATGGAGCAGCGGGCCGGCGAGCGATGGAAGGTCACCGCGTACACGGCGCACAGAACCCGGTCGTGCTGA
- a CDS encoding alginate lyase family protein, translated as MPDTPAIHRKRRRPALLVTAAAATAALVAGFLSLPGAPRAEAAPAVFAHPGVTVSKGQLDFTRGKVNAGAQPWKGAYDQMMASRYADLNRTAKPRATVECGSYSNPNYGCTDEREDAIAAYTNALAWYITRDDRYAKKSIELMDAWSAVIKSHTNSNAPLQTGWAGSSWPKAAEIIKYTYTGTWAGSGRFATMLRDVYLPKVVNGSNSNGNWELSMMEAAVGISVFLEDKASYDKAMATFRTRTAAYVYLASDGALPRTVPSQNLDTTAKVVNYWQGQSTFVTGLTQETCRDFTHTGYGISAIAHIAETSRIQGQDLYGTDVGERLRQALGFHSRYQLGEPAPSWLCGGSLNLGLGPVTEVGYNALHNRLGTAMTNTQRLTEQNRPAGSNNLFVAWETLTHGDNPN; from the coding sequence ATGCCCGACACTCCCGCAATCCACCGCAAGCGACGGCGTCCGGCGCTGCTGGTCACCGCGGCCGCCGCGACCGCCGCCCTGGTGGCAGGCTTCCTCTCCCTGCCCGGCGCGCCCCGCGCCGAGGCGGCGCCGGCCGTCTTCGCCCACCCCGGCGTCACCGTCTCCAAGGGACAACTCGACTTCACCCGCGGAAAGGTCAACGCGGGAGCGCAGCCCTGGAAGGGCGCGTACGACCAGATGATGGCGAGCAGGTACGCCGACCTGAACCGCACCGCCAAGCCCCGCGCGACCGTCGAGTGCGGCTCCTACTCCAACCCGAACTACGGCTGTACGGACGAGCGTGAGGACGCGATAGCCGCGTACACCAACGCACTCGCCTGGTACATCACACGCGACGACCGGTACGCGAAGAAGTCGATCGAGCTGATGGACGCCTGGTCGGCGGTGATCAAGAGCCACACCAACAGCAACGCGCCGCTGCAGACCGGCTGGGCCGGCTCCTCCTGGCCGAAGGCGGCCGAGATCATCAAGTACACGTACACCGGTACCTGGGCCGGATCCGGTCGTTTCGCCACCATGCTGCGTGACGTCTACCTGCCGAAGGTCGTCAACGGCTCCAACTCCAACGGGAACTGGGAGCTGTCGATGATGGAGGCCGCCGTCGGCATCTCCGTCTTCCTCGAGGACAAGGCCTCGTACGACAAGGCGATGGCGACGTTCCGGACACGCACGGCCGCATACGTCTACCTCGCCTCGGACGGGGCCCTGCCCCGGACCGTACCGAGCCAGAACCTCGACACCACCGCGAAGGTCGTCAACTACTGGCAGGGGCAGTCCACCTTCGTCACCGGGCTGACCCAGGAGACCTGCCGCGACTTCACACACACCGGTTACGGGATCTCGGCCATCGCCCACATCGCCGAGACCAGCCGCATCCAGGGCCAGGATCTCTACGGCACGGACGTCGGCGAACGCCTGCGGCAGGCGCTCGGCTTCCACTCCAGGTACCAGCTGGGCGAGCCCGCCCCGAGCTGGCTGTGCGGCGGCTCGCTGAACCTGGGGCTCGGGCCCGTCACCGAGGTCGGCTACAACGCCCTGCACAACCGCCTCGGCACCGCGATGACCAACACCCAGAGGCTGACCGAGCAGAACCGCCCGGCCGGCAGCAACAACCTGTTCGTGGCCTGGGAGACACTGACCCACGGCGACAACCCGAACTGA
- the thpR gene encoding RNA 2',3'-cyclic phosphodiesterase, whose amino-acid sequence MNEETQPATVRVFVALAPPDRAKDELARELRPAYATHPHVRWNRIEDWHITLAFLGELPTSAVPLLRPPLARLASEHRPPRLALRGSGTFDDRVLWTGVDGDLDELHMLAADVRSTVKSCGVAFEDRPLRPHLTLARARRGDRSSMAEIAEGVAAFDGRQWPAERLHLVGSNVARSPGPIHYRDIEAWALGGGNGCGA is encoded by the coding sequence GTGAACGAAGAGACCCAGCCCGCGACCGTTCGCGTGTTCGTCGCCCTCGCCCCGCCCGACCGGGCGAAGGACGAGCTCGCCCGGGAACTGCGCCCCGCCTACGCCACGCATCCTCATGTGCGGTGGAACCGCATCGAGGACTGGCACATCACGCTGGCGTTCCTCGGCGAGCTCCCGACCTCGGCCGTTCCGCTCCTGCGTCCGCCGCTCGCCCGTCTCGCGTCCGAACACCGGCCGCCCCGCCTGGCGCTGCGGGGCAGCGGAACCTTCGACGACCGGGTGCTGTGGACCGGCGTGGACGGCGACCTCGACGAACTGCACATGCTCGCCGCCGATGTGCGTAGCACGGTCAAGAGCTGCGGTGTCGCCTTCGAGGACCGCCCCCTGCGCCCCCACCTGACCCTCGCCCGGGCCCGGCGCGGCGACCGGTCCTCGATGGCGGAGATCGCCGAGGGGGTCGCCGCGTTCGACGGCAGGCAGTGGCCTGCCGAGCGCCTGCACCTGGTGGGCAGCAACGTCGCCCGCAGCCCCGGACCGATCCACTACCGCGACATCGAGGCCTGGGCCCTGGGCGGCGGAAACGGCTGCGGGGCCTGA
- a CDS encoding DUF4139 domain-containing protein, with amino-acid sequence MTIEAARRWGSHLDSVVVYEQGAVCRRLARGVVPPDGRVRVTGLPRSLDPASLRARIPDARGVRVSEARVEVEAEPLDTAAAGGLREEVERLRDEHAAARGRRDHQLSLIEEIGSLGPVPPPRLPEDARRRTPVDAWLELAGFVDERLTRLHARLVELEDALRGTEHELGIAVDRLARASTDVPPAHVETTVSALLTFDVTGTGDPDTEVGLELEYGVPGAVWAPAYRLTYRQGESSGRLVLRASVAQRTGEDWTDVSLGLATADLRRGTGLPKLRSVRIGRSQPAPAPAGWREPPAGLADLFTGYDTAPRRPAPAAGPAAPSLPPPVPPSLPAPQGYGGPPASLAAAGGAGGASPERFGRHVPAPAPAARARKAEPHRPGGRPSGAPAPAAPGGAPPPPSAPPAPPTGPPQPSGAELDYSALVLCGPDEQGGRRGRLFPGAPSDPVATGHRHRAESVAVLPLPGHAVRPRESAGSFDHRFDTAARTDIPSDGTWHTVTIGEISLGTQTEYLCTPSVEQTVYSSLILSNSSDQALLAGPVEVTVDDDFLLTAALPTLAPGGVRQVGLGPVEGIQVVRRTNLHESTSGLRNSTTVLDHRVHVELANRLAGPVTVEVRERVPVTSDPDVRIEERADWTRPEGGSVQDPPAAGTRIWRVDLPAGGTTELDGGYEIRIPAGRAVAGGNRRS; translated from the coding sequence ATGACGATCGAAGCAGCGCGGCGGTGGGGGTCCCACCTCGATTCCGTGGTGGTGTACGAGCAGGGTGCGGTCTGCCGCCGCCTGGCCCGGGGCGTCGTGCCGCCCGACGGCAGGGTACGGGTGACGGGCCTGCCCCGCTCCCTGGATCCGGCCTCGCTGCGGGCCCGGATCCCGGACGCCCGCGGGGTGCGAGTCAGTGAGGCCCGCGTCGAGGTCGAGGCGGAGCCTCTCGACACGGCTGCGGCCGGCGGCCTGCGCGAAGAGGTCGAGCGGCTGCGGGACGAACACGCCGCGGCACGAGGGCGCCGGGACCACCAGCTGAGTCTGATCGAGGAGATCGGATCGCTGGGCCCCGTCCCGCCACCCCGCCTGCCCGAGGACGCCCGTCGTCGCACTCCGGTCGATGCGTGGCTGGAACTCGCCGGCTTCGTGGACGAGCGGCTCACGCGACTGCACGCCCGCCTCGTCGAGCTGGAGGACGCCCTGCGAGGCACCGAGCACGAGCTCGGCATCGCCGTGGACAGGCTCGCCCGCGCCTCGACCGACGTACCGCCGGCTCATGTGGAGACCACCGTCTCGGCCCTCCTCACCTTCGACGTCACCGGCACCGGGGACCCGGACACCGAGGTCGGGCTGGAACTCGAGTACGGGGTGCCGGGTGCCGTCTGGGCGCCCGCATACCGTCTCACCTACCGTCAGGGGGAGAGCAGCGGCCGTCTGGTGCTTCGCGCCTCGGTGGCCCAGCGCACCGGTGAGGACTGGACCGACGTGTCCCTGGGCCTGGCCACGGCAGACCTACGACGCGGAACCGGTCTGCCGAAGCTACGTTCGGTCCGGATCGGGCGGAGCCAGCCGGCCCCCGCACCCGCCGGATGGCGCGAGCCGCCGGCGGGCCTCGCCGACCTCTTCACCGGATACGACACGGCCCCCCGTCGCCCTGCCCCGGCTGCCGGGCCGGCAGCTCCCTCCCTACCTCCGCCCGTTCCGCCGTCGCTGCCCGCGCCGCAGGGCTACGGAGGGCCTCCGGCCTCACTCGCGGCAGCCGGCGGCGCGGGGGGCGCCTCCCCCGAACGCTTCGGCAGACATGTGCCCGCCCCGGCACCGGCCGCAAGGGCGCGTAAGGCCGAGCCGCATCGTCCGGGGGGCAGGCCCTCGGGAGCTCCCGCCCCCGCCGCTCCCGGCGGTGCTCCCCCGCCGCCCTCGGCACCTCCGGCCCCTCCGACCGGCCCACCGCAGCCGAGCGGAGCGGAGCTCGACTACTCGGCTCTGGTCCTGTGCGGTCCCGACGAGCAGGGCGGGCGCAGGGGCCGGCTGTTCCCCGGCGCCCCATCGGACCCGGTGGCGACCGGGCACCGCCACCGCGCCGAATCGGTGGCCGTGCTGCCGCTGCCCGGCCACGCGGTGAGGCCACGCGAATCAGCGGGCTCCTTCGACCACCGCTTCGACACCGCTGCCCGCACCGACATCCCGTCGGACGGCACCTGGCACACCGTCACCATCGGCGAGATCTCCCTCGGCACGCAGACCGAATACCTCTGCACACCGTCCGTGGAACAGACCGTCTACTCGTCCCTGATCCTCTCCAACTCCTCGGACCAAGCTCTCCTCGCCGGCCCGGTGGAGGTCACCGTCGACGACGACTTCCTGCTGACCGCCGCACTGCCCACGCTCGCCCCCGGCGGCGTGCGCCAGGTCGGGCTCGGACCGGTCGAGGGCATCCAGGTCGTCCGCCGCACGAACCTTCACGAGTCGACCTCGGGACTGCGCAACAGCACCACCGTCCTCGACCATCGGGTTCACGTGGAGCTGGCCAACCGCCTCGCCGGCCCCGTCACCGTCGAGGTGCGTGAGCGGGTGCCCGTCACCTCCGATCCGGACGTCAGGATCGAGGAGCGGGCCGACTGGACGCGGCCCGAGGGTGGGTCCGTACAGGATCCCCCTGCCGCGGGCACCCGTATCTGGCGGGTCGACCTCCCCGCCGGCGGGACCACCGAACTCGACGGCGGCTACGAGATCCGGATACCGGCCGGCAGGG